One region of Gossypium raimondii isolate GPD5lz chromosome 6, ASM2569854v1, whole genome shotgun sequence genomic DNA includes:
- the LOC105774084 gene encoding calmodulin-like protein 2 has protein sequence MSGITGVCSRLMGEFLHALGGGHIRPTSAAHVDPTDPMAHNSQAPGHELMLRALTAVFGMDQSNGRINKKKARQVVEKLGLVDHTGEDEQLDASFDLAAGAGGDGLEEEVSVEEVLLMEEEEDGSKRNELLRQAFKIFDEDGNGFIDAVELKRVLQCLGLDNGWDMAQIEKMLKVVDLNLDGKVDFTEFELMMKEAAAGLN, from the coding sequence ATGAGTGGCATAACAGGAGTATGTTCCCGATTAATGGGAGAGTTCCTGCATGCGCTGGGAGGCGGACACATACGACCAACTTCAGCAGCTCACGTTGATCCCACTGACCCCATGGCTCACAACTCACAAGCACCAGGTCATGAGTTGATGCTCCGGGCTCTCACTGCTGTGTTCGGCATGGACCAAAGCAACGGCAGAATAAACAAGAAGAAGGCCCGTCAAGTGGTGGAGAAGCTTGGCCTGGTTGATCACACCGGGGAGGATGAGCAACTCGATGCTAGCTTTGACCTGGCCGCTGGTGCTGGTGGTGATGGGTTGGAAGAGGAAGTATCGGTGGAGGAGGTGCTACtgatggaagaagaagaagatgggtCCAAGAGGAATGAGCTGCTACGGCAAGCCTTTAAAATATTTGACGAGGATGGCAACGGATTTATTGACGCAGTAGAGCTGAAGAGGGTGCTGCAATGCTTGGGGTTGGACAATGGGTGGGATATGGCTCAGATTGAGAAGATGCTCAAAGTTGTCGACTTGAACCTGGATGGAAAGGTCGATTTTACCGAGTTTGAATTGATGATGAAGGAGGCTGCTGCTggccttaattaa
- the LOC105774083 gene encoding basic leucine zipper 9, with the protein MKRSASELALEEFSRNTMSTTTIPAPSAFPDFALHPPIAHLSNSFHFTEFSGDAAELSPQTHVLLSQTLTSHLDSQSSFCGNESWGSTVCEGNNSNYRSRENEVRGATTLSSDHDPSDDDDDDVEEEEDDDDDEDEEGGEGEGEVEEADAGQSEQSLDPSHLKRLRRKLSNRESARRSRKRKQEQLAELEFQAEQLRGENDSLFKQLTNAHQLIRDVGTNNRVLTSNVQALRHKVKLAEDMLAGGSFTCGLNQLVQSHLTSQQPIATNNHNLGRVVNVSPTITVQGDSSSYAGFTDMGNSPNLGLPTLDFTNSNQNNIGIGGDAMSWP; encoded by the exons ATGAAGCGGAGCGCCTCGGAGTTGGCTCTTGAGGAGTTCAGCAGGAACACTATGAGTACCACCACCATCCCTGCACCCTCTGCCTTCCCTGATTTCGCTCTTCATCCGCCCATCGCCCATCTTTCTAATTCTTTCCACTTCACTGAATTTTCCGGAGATGCAGCTGAGCTTAGCCCTCAAACACATGTATTATTGTCACAGACGCTTACCTCACACCTTGATTCTCAATCATCCTTCTGCG GAAATGAGTCGTGGGGAAGTACAGTGTGTGAAGGGAATAACTCAAACTATAGGAGTAGGGAGAATGAAGTTAGAGGAGCTACAACTCTTTCCTCCGATCATGATCCGTCCGATGATGATGACGACGatgtagaagaagaagaagatgatgatgatgatgaagatgaagaaggaggagaaggagaaggagaagtagaagaagcAGATGCTGGTCAGTCTGAACAGAGCTTAGACCCCTCTCATTTGAAACGCCTCCGCAG GAAGCTTTCTAATAGGGAGTCTGCCAGGCGATCAAGGAAAAGAAAGCAAGAGCAACTGGCAGAACTTGAATTCCAG GCTGAACAATTAAGGGGAGAAAATGATTCCCTATTCAAGCAGCTTACTAATGCTCATCAACTAATTCGTGATGTTGGCACTAACAATCGAGTGCTCACCTCAAATGTGCAAGCCTTGAGGCACAAG GTAAAGCTGGCTGAAGATATGCTAGCTGGAGGCTCCTTCACATGTGGTTTGAATCAACTTGTTCAGAGTCACTTGACTTCACAGCAACCGATTGCTACTAATAATCACAATCTTGGGCGGGTGGTAAATGTCTCCCCCACTATTACCGTTCAAGGAGATTCTTCTTCCTATGCTGGATTCACGGACATGGGGAACTCACCAAATCTTGGCCTGCCAACTCTTGATTTCACCAATTCCAATCAGAATAATATTGGAATTGGTGGTGATGCTATGAGCTGGCCTTaa
- the LOC105774476 gene encoding L10-interacting MYB domain-containing protein, translated as MSTSAVEVSGEKVKAMWDKTLTEKFCDICIKEILKGNRPDTYFTKDGWLKIMTNFEKETGKSFSQRQLKNRWDALKKEWKAWKKLKGEDTGLGWNPIKRTVDASDDWWESRLQVVPEA; from the exons ATGAGTACTTCGGCGGTTGAAGTTAGTGGTGAAAAGGTGAAAGCAATGTGGGATAAGACATTGACAGAAAAATTTTGtgatatttgtattaaagaGATATTAAAAGGCAATAGGCCCGATActtatttcacaaaagatgGATGGTTGAAAATAATGACCAACTTTGAGAAAGAAACGGGAAAGAGTTTTTCACAAAGACAACTTAAAAATAGGTGGGATGCCctaaaaaaagaatggaaagcTTGGAAGAAACTTAAAGGCGAAGATACTGGTCTAGGGTGGAATCCTATAAAAAGAACCGTTGATGCATCGGATGATTGGTGGGAGAGTAGGCTACAG GTTGTGCCTGAAGCTTAA